The DNA sequence CTCAGGAGGCGGCCGAGATCACGGCGGAATGCGGGAACTACGAAATGTGGCAGCGTGGCGGCGAAACCGCCGCAAAACACGGTTGAGCAGATCGACGGACCACAGAGGACGCGCGGCCACCGCAAAAGCGAACGGGCTCTTTCCACGGGTGTCGCTACCCCATCGAGCACGGGCCGGCGAAAAGGCAGACCGTCCTCTCCTCGGCCGAACGCACCTCCTCGGCCCGCTCGACGACTGGCTCAGAGCCGGGTTCGCGCAGACCGGCGCGAGCAGAGCTGCCGCCCGCTCCGGCACCGAGCCGCGGGTCGGACGGGACTGCTCATCGGCATGCCGCACCCGCCCCTTCCCGCACCGCCGCAATCCTCCGACGTTTCCACTGCCGCTTGAGCAATCCCCCGGTATCCGGCCGACCATCGTCCGTGCCCTGGCTTTCCGGGGCATGGGGAGGACGCTCAGCGGAAGAGGCGGAAGAACCCGCGCACCTGCTCGACCAGCGACTCCGGCTGCTCCAGCGCCGCGAAGTGACCCCCTCGCGGCAGTTCCTCGAACCACCGCAGATCGGTGAACCGCAGCTCCGCCTCCCGCCGCGACGGACGGGTCAGGTCTCGCGGGTAGATCGACAGCCCGGACGGCGCGGTGACCTTGTCCCGGAACCTGGCGAAACTCTCCCAGTAGAGCCGCGCCGACGACGTGGCCGACGCGGTGAACCAGTAGACCGAGATCTCGTCGAGGATCTTCTGCCGCGACACCGCGTCCTCGGCGCGGCCGTTGTTGTCCGTCCACGCCTGGAACTTCTCGGCGATCCAGGCGGCCTGCCCCGCCGGGGAGTCGGTCAGGCCGTAGCCGAGCGTCTGCGGCCTGCTCGCCTGCTGCCCCGAATACCCCCGGCCGGTACGCTGGAACTCCTTCGCCGCCTCGAAGTTCGCCCGCTCCGCGGGCGTCGGGTCGTCGAACGTGCCCAGCGCCACGGACCCCATGTTCAGGTGCACGGCCGCGACCCGCTCGGGCGCCACCTCACCCAGCGCGCCGGACACCGCCGAACCCCAGTCACCGCCCTGCGCACCGTACCGCTCGTAACCCAGCGAAACCATCACCGTGTCCCAGGCACGCGCGATGCGCTCGATGCCCCACCCCGTCGTCGAGGGCTTGTCACTCCAGCCGTACCCGGGCAACGACGGCGCGACCACGTGGAACGCGTCCGCCGGATCGCCACCGTGCGCGCGTGGGTCGGTCAGCGGACCGAGGACGTCCAGGAACTCCAGCACCGAACCCGGCCACCCGTGCGTCACCACCAGCGGGAACGCGTCCGGCTCCGGCGAGCGGACGTGCAGGAAGTGGATGCCCAGCCCGTCGATCGTGTCGCGGTACTGCGGGAAGACGTTGACCCGCTCGGCGAACCCGAAGTCGTAGTCCTCGGCCCAGCTGTGGCACAGCTCCTGCGCGTAGGCCAGCGGCAATCCCTGCGACCAGTCGTCCACCGGCTCGGGCTCGGGCCACCGCGTCCGCCGCAACCGCTCACGCAGATCCGCGATCTCGGCTTCGGTGACACTGACCTCGAACGGTTCGGCGGCCATCGCCGGGCTCCTTTCCTGGATGTTCTGACGGCACGGGCTCAGAGCCATCCGTCGCCTTCGGCGAGACGGGCGGCTTCAGCACGGGTGCGGGCTTCGGTCTTGCCGGTGGCGACGGACAGGTGGTTGCGGACCGTTCCCGGGGTGCGGCCGAGTGCCCTGGCCATGTCGGCGACCGTCCCGCCTTCGGCTGTCGCGCGGAGCACGTCGGCTTCGCGGTCGGTGAGCGGGCTGGTGCCGGTGGCGACGGACTCGGCCGCCAGGGCCGGGTCGATGAACCGCAGTCCCGCGTGGACCCGGCGGATCGCGTTGAGCAGCTGCTCGGGCCGCGAGTCCTTGACCACGAACCCGGCCGCGCCCCCAGGCCGGGCCGACGCGGACCCGGCACTGTCCCGCGTCGGAGTGCCGGAGCACGTTGGTGACCGCTTCCCGCACGACACAGCAGCGCGAACGCGTAACCGGCGCTGTACACGCCGATGGCGGCGAGCGCGAGCACGGTCCGTGCCCCGCCGTCCCCCTCACGGGCGATCAGGGTGACCCGCGGGATCGGCACCAGCAACGCGAGGCCGTTCACGACGACAGGCGCCACCCGGCGCCGCCGGTCCTCCCAGAAGCGCCAGTCCGGCCACTGCCGGACGGAGAACCGGCCGGGATCACGCTCGCTCACCAGCTCACCCTAAGCACCAGGGGCGCGAGCCGCTCCATGACAGAGGGCACAGGTCGTCGCGGCCGGACGGTGATGCGGTGCAGCCATGATCCTGCCGGCGGCGCTCGTCGCGGCCGCGGTCGTGTCGGGGGTGTCCGCGGCCGCCGCGACGGACCGGCCGCCGCCGACGTGGGGGCCGTGCCCGGCCGACGTCGCCGAACCCGGGCTGAGCTGCGCGACCCTGGAAGTGCCGCTGGACTACCGTCACCCGGACGGGCGGAAGATCGGTGTCGCGCTTTCGCGGCTGGCGAGCGTGAAATCCGCCCTTCCCGTAGGGCCCGGCGGACGTGACGAAGGCGGCCGAGGCCGCGAAGACCGTCGTCCGGCAGTGCACTGCGTCGGAGACCGCCGCGGTGCTGCCGTTCGTCACCACCGCGAACACCGCGCGCGACATGGACCGGATCCGGGCCGCGACTCCTACGGAACCTACCTCGGCGCGGTGTACCCGGCGCGCAGCGACCGGATCGTACTTCGAACTGGCCGAACGCCTGGACCGGGCGCCGGCGCAGGGCTACGACGGCACGACGTTCCGCACGATCACCGCGGCCCTCCTCCGCTCGGACGCTGCCCTGCCCGCCCTCGCGAAGCTGTGGCACAGACTCGACGTGAACGAGCCGGAGTCCCCGGCTGCCGGCTCCGGCGCGGGCCCCGGCGTGGGCTCCGACAATTTCGCGGCGAGCTACCTCGCCGTGGTCTGCGGCGATTCACGGTGGCCGGGAAACGGTGGGGACCTACCAGCGCAACGTCGCGGTCGACCGGGTCCGCTACCCGATGTACGGCCCGTACGCGGCCGACATCCGGCCGTGCGCATACTGGCTTTCCCCGTGGAACCGCGGATGCGGATCACCGGCCACGGCCCGGCGAACGTGCTGCTGCTCCAGAACCTCCGCGATCCGGCCACCCCGATGCCCGGGGCCCTGCGCCTGCGCACGGCGCACGACATCTTCTGCCGGGCCTGAAACGCGGGCCGCCGCCGGGTATCACGGCTAATCCTCGTACAGGGACAGATGTTGCCGGGACAGCACGGGCTTGATCGGCTGGAAGTCCGAGAACGCCGCAGGATCACCGCATTCGAGAGCGGCACCGGAAAGGACCCCCTGCGCCTGGACGTACCTGGAGCCGCGCGGGTCGGAGACGACCGCGCCACCGGAATCCCCGGACTCGGCGCAGGCCGTGGTGCGGGTCAAGCCGTAGACCGTGTTCTTCCCACCGTCGTAGCGGTCGGTCACGTTCAGCTCGGTGACTTCTCCGCAGTGCCAGCCGGACGTCTGACCGGAGCGGCAGATCCGGCCACCGACCGGTACGGCGCTCGTTCCCGCGACGAACACGTCACTTCCGCTGTGGCGGGTGATCCGCGGCGACGACTCGGCGAGAACCTGATCCACCCAGACCAGACCGTAGTCACTGCCCGGAAAGGACGTGGCCGTCACCAGTCCCAGGACTCCGCCGGTCCCCATGACGTTGTTGCGGCCGCCCTTCGTGCAGTGCCCGGCGGTGATCACGTACCGCTGCCCGCCCCGGTGGGCGTTGAACCCGACCGAGCACGTGTTGTGGCCGATGACGATCCACTGCCCGCCCGCGATGTTCCACGTCGGACGCACCGGCTCGCCGACGGCACGCGCCTCGGCCAGGGCGATCCGACGTGCCCAGCTCATCCCTTCGAGGTCGCCTCGCACCACATCGACCGCCACCGTGTTGCGCCTGACGTCCACGTACCACGAGGACACCGACGGCGGGACGGGCCCGCGGTAGCTGTCCAACGCGGACTGTGCCGCCGTCAGTTCCGCCATGCTGTGCCGCACGATCCGTGGTGTCGCCCCGGCGGCGCGGACCGCTGACGCGCGCGCGGGATCGGTCACGCCGACCACGAGCGCGCCGGTGGCGGAGTCCAGCCAGGCACCGCCGAACGTGGACCCCAGCGTCGTCGACAGCGAATCCTGCGCCGCGGCAAGCAAAGCGACATCGGAGTCGCGATCAAGCGCTGAGGCCACGGCGGCCGGCACAGCACACACAGCGAAAACGACGGACATCACGACGGACGGCGTCAAAGCACGAAAAATGGACGGGCGCACGAACATACCTCCCCGAAGGCGTGGACGAACGACCCACGACGCTACGCCCGCGCACCCACCGTCCACAGCGGCCATTCGAGCGCCGTCGCCGCCACGAAAGAGTGTTACTCACCAGGCACGACGCCGGCCGCGACGGGCATCCCCCGCTACCCCCGAAAGGATGAGGTGTGATCCATTGTGAAGCAGGAC is a window from the Amycolatopsis sp. NBC_00355 genome containing:
- a CDS encoding epoxide hydrolase family protein, yielding MAAEPFEVSVTEAEIADLRERLRRTRWPEPEPVDDWSQGLPLAYAQELCHSWAEDYDFGFAERVNVFPQYRDTIDGLGIHFLHVRSPEPDAFPLVVTHGWPGSVLEFLDVLGPLTDPRAHGGDPADAFHVVAPSLPGYGWSDKPSTTGWGIERIARAWDTVMVSLGYERYGAQGGDWGSAVSGALGEVAPERVAAVHLNMGSVALGTFDDPTPAERANFEAAKEFQRTGRGYSGQQASRPQTLGYGLTDSPAGQAAWIAEKFQAWTDNNGRAEDAVSRQKILDEISVYWFTASATSSARLYWESFARFRDKVTAPSGLSIYPRDLTRPSRREAELRFTDLRWFEELPRGGHFAALEQPESLVEQVRGFFRLFR
- a CDS encoding S1 family peptidase, translating into MFVRPSIFRALTPSVVMSVVFAVCAVPAAVASALDRDSDVALLAAAQDSLSTTLGSTFGGAWLDSATGALVVGVTDPARASAVRAAGATPRIVRHSMAELTAAQSALDSYRGPVPPSVSSWYVDVRRNTVAVDVVRGDLEGMSWARRIALAEARAVGEPVRPTWNIAGGQWIVIGHNTCSVGFNAHRGGQRYVITAGHCTKGGRNNVMGTGGVLGLVTATSFPGSDYGLVWVDQVLAESSPRITRHSGSDVFVAGTSAVPVGGRICRSGQTSGWHCGEVTELNVTDRYDGGKNTVYGLTRTTACAESGDSGGAVVSDPRGSRYVQAQGVLSGAALECGDPAAFSDFQPIKPVLSRQHLSLYED